In a genomic window of Candidatus Thiothrix sulfatifontis:
- a CDS encoding glycosyltransferase: MGNTMLYIITSLSVGGAQKALLNLASSDFSRDYAPVVIALVEVEGVQQQFAAAGIPVHVLGINRLAKLPWLLPRLFGLVRKIKPQVIHGWMHHGNLFATLAWWFAGCRPVLLWGMHHTPEKATLERAQHALVLKAGRWLSRFPHHIVYVSRRSMQRHAELGYAMQHAQVIANGIPLGSNREQAEHCVSVRQELGIPANAQLIGSLTRYVPEKDIPNLLNAIRLYQDSGEDVHFLLAGEGMDAHNPALQPLLTALPDRAKVHLLGVRTDAQRLIAALDIATLSSQREAFPLFLAEAMALGVPCVATDVGDIAEFVADTGKIVPVADAVALANAWSSVLHQVPEQRECLGQQARQRVAARYSLDAVIQSYRQLLGTMPNTYSVSSA; this comes from the coding sequence ATGGGCAACACGATGCTCTACATCATCACCTCGCTGAGTGTCGGCGGGGCGCAAAAAGCCTTGTTGAATTTGGCGAGTTCCGACTTCAGCCGCGATTATGCGCCGGTGGTGATTGCGTTGGTGGAAGTCGAGGGTGTGCAGCAACAGTTTGCCGCAGCGGGGATTCCGGTGCATGTCTTGGGGATAAACCGGCTGGCGAAGTTACCTTGGTTGTTACCGCGTTTGTTTGGTTTGGTGCGGAAAATCAAGCCGCAAGTGATTCATGGCTGGATGCACCACGGTAATCTATTCGCGACGCTGGCATGGTGGTTCGCGGGTTGCCGCCCGGTATTGCTGTGGGGAATGCACCATACCCCGGAAAAAGCGACCTTGGAGCGAGCGCAACATGCGTTGGTACTCAAAGCAGGGCGCTGGCTGTCACGTTTTCCACATCACATTGTGTACGTGTCACGCAGGAGTATGCAGCGTCATGCGGAATTGGGTTATGCCATGCAGCACGCGCAAGTGATTGCCAATGGCATTCCGTTGGGCAGTAACCGTGAACAGGCTGAGCATTGCGTGAGTGTGCGTCAGGAATTAGGCATTCCGGCAAATGCGCAGTTGATTGGTAGCCTGACCCGTTACGTGCCGGAAAAAGATATTCCGAACTTGTTAAATGCGATCCGCCTTTATCAAGACAGTGGTGAGGATGTGCATTTTTTATTAGCGGGTGAGGGGATGGATGCCCACAATCCAGCGCTGCAACCGTTGCTGACGGCATTGCCTGATCGTGCGAAGGTGCATTTGCTGGGGGTGCGGACTGATGCGCAACGTTTGATTGCTGCGTTGGATATTGCCACCTTGTCTTCACAGCGCGAGGCATTCCCACTATTTTTGGCAGAAGCGATGGCACTGGGTGTGCCTTGTGTGGCAACCGATGTGGGCGATATTGCCGAATTTGTGGCAGATACCGGAAAGATTGTACCCGTGGCTGATGCCGTAGCCTTAGCAAACGCTTGGTCAAGCGTGTTGCATCAAGTGCCTGAACAGCGCGAATGCTTAGGGCAACAAGCGCGACAACGGGTCGCCGCGCGTTACAGTTTGGATGCTGTTATCCAGTCATACCGGCAACTGCTAGGCACAATGCCTAACACTTACTCGGTTTCCAGCGCGTAA
- a CDS encoding folate-binding protein, translating into MKADWKNFLIDHGAEFAGDSLISFGNPERERRIPPQGAILCDLAHFGLISVSGEDATAFLQGQLTNDINQVSDTQSQLSAYCTPKGRALATFFITKRQGIYYLSVARDLLEPILKRLRMYVMRSKVALEDASASLVHFGFAAPDGDKRLQEILGKAPAQAYETLQINSLTIMRQPAPIPRFKILGELDEARKLWERLNVNAACVGRSSWEYFNVMSGVPMVTQVSSEAWVPQMLNMHLINGVSFTKGCFPGQEIVARLKYLGKSKRQMYRIGIPHCVNVPAIGANLASDADAEAGTILNATLNPDGYVEALAVMKIAEANKPLHLGEYKVNVLELPYALETE; encoded by the coding sequence ATGAAAGCAGACTGGAAAAACTTTCTTATTGATCACGGGGCAGAATTCGCAGGCGATTCACTCATCTCCTTTGGTAATCCCGAACGCGAACGCCGCATCCCGCCACAAGGCGCGATTCTTTGTGACCTCGCGCATTTCGGTCTAATCAGTGTCAGCGGTGAAGATGCCACCGCATTTTTACAAGGGCAGTTGACCAACGACATTAACCAAGTCAGCGACACCCAATCCCAACTGAGTGCGTATTGCACCCCCAAAGGGCGGGCATTAGCGACGTTTTTTATTACCAAGCGCCAAGGCATTTACTACCTTAGCGTAGCGCGTGATTTGCTCGAACCCATCCTCAAGCGCCTGCGTATGTACGTGATGCGCTCCAAAGTGGCGCTCGAAGATGCCAGTGCCAGCTTGGTACATTTTGGATTCGCTGCCCCTGACGGTGATAAGCGTTTGCAAGAAATCCTTGGCAAAGCACCCGCTCAAGCTTATGAAACCTTGCAAATCAATAGCCTGACGATTATGCGTCAACCGGCGCCAATTCCGCGCTTCAAGATTTTAGGCGAATTGGATGAAGCCCGAAAACTGTGGGAACGCCTCAACGTTAACGCCGCTTGCGTCGGGCGCAGCAGTTGGGAATATTTCAACGTTATGTCCGGCGTGCCAATGGTAACGCAAGTCAGCAGCGAAGCATGGGTTCCGCAAATGTTGAATATGCACCTGATCAACGGTGTCAGCTTCACCAAAGGTTGTTTCCCCGGTCAGGAAATTGTCGCCCGTCTCAAATATCTGGGCAAAAGCAAACGCCAGATGTACCGGATTGGCATTCCACATTGCGTTAATGTCCCCGCCATCGGCGCTAACCTTGCCAGCGATGCGGACGCAGAGGCAGGCACGATTCTCAATGCCACCCTTAATCCTGATGGTTACGTCGAAGCTTTGGCGGTGATGAAAATTGCGGAAGCCAACAAACCATTGCACTTGGGTGAATACAAGGTCAACGTTTTAGAATTGCCTTACGCGCTGGAAACCGAGTAA
- a CDS encoding peptidylprolyl isomerase — MRFNKTTMIATGLVGLTLMATSLYADDKKVVATVNGTDITQETLDTVVKMVAGGMPGAQVDTKSILDDLIITELARQEANKAGLADRQEIKDKIKDATDRLILNTWTQEKAASFKPSEDELKKGYEERTSGDKVEYKARHILMKTKEEAEGIIKELENKVDFADLAKKSSDGPSSTQGGDLGWFKASTMVKAFAEAVAKMEPGTITKEPVQTEFGWHVIKLEERRDVKPPEMETLKPQIEREYQQKKMLAYMDELKAKADIKVTLPAEAAKPAADAAPAATEAKPEEKK, encoded by the coding sequence ATGCGTTTTAACAAAACTACAATGATCGCAACCGGGCTGGTTGGCTTAACACTGATGGCAACAAGCTTGTATGCGGATGACAAAAAAGTGGTCGCAACCGTTAACGGCACTGACATTACCCAAGAAACCTTGGACACTGTCGTCAAGATGGTGGCTGGTGGAATGCCGGGCGCACAAGTTGATACCAAATCCATCCTCGATGACCTGATTATCACTGAATTGGCACGCCAAGAGGCGAACAAAGCGGGGTTGGCGGATCGTCAAGAAATCAAAGACAAAATCAAAGATGCCACCGATCGCCTGATCCTAAATACTTGGACACAAGAAAAAGCGGCTTCTTTCAAACCCAGCGAAGATGAGCTGAAAAAAGGCTACGAAGAGCGCACCAGCGGCGACAAAGTGGAGTACAAAGCCCGCCACATCCTGATGAAAACCAAGGAAGAAGCCGAAGGCATCATCAAAGAACTGGAAAACAAAGTCGATTTTGCTGATTTGGCTAAGAAATCTTCCGACGGCCCCTCTTCCACCCAAGGCGGCGATTTAGGCTGGTTCAAAGCCAGCACCATGGTCAAAGCGTTTGCTGAAGCAGTTGCCAAAATGGAACCCGGCACCATTACCAAAGAACCCGTGCAAACCGAATTCGGCTGGCACGTCATCAAGCTGGAAGAACGTCGTGACGTCAAACCACCCGAAATGGAAACCCTGAAACCGCAAATCGAACGTGAATACCAGCAGAAAAAAATGCTGGCTTACATGGACGAGTTAAAAGCCAAAGCAGACATCAAAGTCACGCTACCAGCAGAAGCGGCCAAACCAGCCGCCGATGCAGCGCCTGCCGCGACAGAAGCTAAACCCGAAGAAAAGAAATAA
- a CDS encoding YciI family protein: MLYVIIGDDIEHSLAQRLAARPAHLERLHALRDAGHLLLAGPNPAIDSNDPGEAGFSGSVIIAEFDSLDAAQRWADADPYVAAGVYQRVTVKPFKKVLP, from the coding sequence ATGTTATATGTCATTATTGGCGACGATATTGAACACAGTCTGGCGCAACGGCTTGCCGCCCGCCCAGCGCATCTGGAACGGCTTCATGCGTTACGGGATGCAGGCCATCTGCTACTCGCAGGCCCCAACCCCGCGATTGACAGTAACGATCCGGGTGAAGCGGGCTTCAGTGGCAGCGTAATTATTGCTGAATTCGACTCACTCGACGCGGCACAACGCTGGGCAGACGCTGACCCTTATGTGGCAGCAGGCGTTTACCAGCGTGTCACCGTCAAACCGTTCAAAAAAGTTTTACCGTAA
- a CDS encoding septation protein A: MKFLFDFFPVALFFLAYKFFAELPPAWIAAANQLPLMTLNQTEPKDAILLATLVIILATIVQNALYFALHRRFERMHLITLAILIVFGTLTLFLKDPIFIKWKVSIINWGFALAFLLSQYIGARKTLTERMMSSAIQVPAAVWITTNRLWVGFFVFIGVLNLIVAYAFSEEIWVDFKLFGVLGLTFAFIIAQVFYLQKHALETPENTTK; the protein is encoded by the coding sequence ATGAAATTCTTGTTTGACTTTTTCCCGGTTGCACTCTTCTTTCTGGCGTATAAGTTCTTTGCCGAACTGCCGCCTGCGTGGATTGCCGCTGCCAATCAGTTACCGCTGATGACACTTAACCAGACTGAGCCGAAAGATGCCATCTTATTGGCGACGCTGGTGATCATTTTGGCGACTATCGTACAAAACGCCCTGTATTTTGCTTTACACCGCCGCTTTGAGCGGATGCATTTGATCACATTAGCCATCCTGATTGTGTTTGGCACACTTACCTTGTTCCTCAAAGACCCCATTTTTATCAAGTGGAAAGTCAGTATTATCAACTGGGGTTTCGCACTGGCCTTCTTGCTGAGTCAATACATTGGCGCTCGTAAAACCCTGACGGAGCGCATGATGTCGAGCGCGATTCAAGTTCCCGCCGCTGTTTGGATTACGACCAATCGGCTGTGGGTAGGCTTTTTCGTATTCATCGGCGTGCTGAACTTGATTGTGGCTTACGCTTTCAGTGAAGAAATTTGGGTGGATTTCAAACTGTTCGGCGTTTTAGGGCTGACCTTCGCGTTTATTATTGCGCAAGTGTTCTACCTGCAAAAACACGCGCTTGAAACACCCGAAAATACCACCAAATAG
- a CDS encoding threonylcarbamoyl-AMP synthase, translated as MSQYFQIHPENPQTRLIRQAVTIIRDGGVVVFPTDSSYAIGCHLGDKAAMERVQRIRKLDNKHNFTLICRDLSEISLYGQVDNMNYRLIKSLTPGPYTFILQATREVPRRLQNPKRKTIGVRVPDHIVTQTLLQELNEPLMSSTLMLPGDDLPMIDPYQIRLSLEHQVDLIIDGGFCGHEPTTVVDLMEARPVILREGKGNIDWLVEH; from the coding sequence ATGAGTCAGTATTTTCAAATTCATCCAGAAAACCCTCAGACGCGCCTAATTCGCCAAGCGGTAACGATTATCCGCGACGGTGGCGTGGTGGTATTTCCAACCGATTCCAGTTATGCCATTGGTTGTCATTTGGGCGATAAAGCCGCAATGGAGCGTGTGCAACGCATCCGCAAGCTGGATAATAAGCACAATTTCACCCTAATTTGTCGGGATTTGTCAGAAATATCGCTCTACGGTCAAGTGGATAATATGAATTACCGCCTGATTAAATCTTTGACACCGGGACCTTACACCTTCATTCTACAAGCGACCCGCGAAGTGCCGCGCCGCTTGCAGAACCCTAAGCGCAAAACTATCGGGGTGCGCGTGCCGGATCACATTGTGACGCAGACTTTGTTGCAAGAACTGAATGAGCCGTTAATGTCCAGCACCTTGATGTTACCCGGCGATGATTTGCCGATGATCGACCCTTACCAAATTCGATTGTCGTTGGAACATCAAGTCGATTTGATCATTGACGGCGGTTTCTGCGGGCACGAACCCACCACCGTGGTGGATTTAATGGAAGCCCGCCCCGTGATCTTGCGCGAAGGCAAGGGCAATATTGATTGGCTGGTGGAGCATTAA
- a CDS encoding site-2 protease family protein, translating into MEGMDIGYVIRLIVAGAIPVLFAITLHEVAHGWVANKLGDSTAKMLGRLTINPLKHIDPVGTVALPLGMLLVSMLTMGQPFAFGWAKPIPVNTRNLRNPRRDMAIVAVAGPLSNLLMALFWVLMMPVFMALIPDDNIADGFITMAQIGLVFNLVLLVLNLLPIPPLDGGRVLAGLVPRNIADVLDKIEPYGFPILLVLLFLGVLDRIIGPIIGTLHSLLISII; encoded by the coding sequence ATGGAAGGTATGGATATAGGTTATGTCATTCGCTTGATCGTAGCGGGCGCCATCCCGGTGTTGTTTGCGATTACCTTGCACGAAGTGGCGCACGGTTGGGTTGCCAATAAGCTCGGCGATAGCACCGCGAAAATGCTGGGGCGTTTAACGATTAATCCTCTCAAACACATTGACCCCGTGGGTACAGTGGCATTACCACTGGGCATGTTACTGGTGTCGATGCTAACCATGGGGCAACCGTTCGCCTTTGGTTGGGCAAAACCGATTCCGGTAAATACGCGCAACCTCCGTAACCCGCGCCGCGATATGGCGATTGTGGCAGTGGCTGGCCCGCTGTCTAATTTACTCATGGCGCTGTTTTGGGTGCTGATGATGCCGGTATTTATGGCGTTGATACCGGATGATAATATTGCTGACGGTTTTATCACCATGGCGCAAATTGGCTTGGTGTTTAATTTGGTGCTGCTGGTGCTGAATTTATTGCCGATACCGCCGTTGGACGGGGGGCGCGTGTTAGCAGGTTTGGTGCCGCGCAATATCGCCGATGTGCTGGATAAAATTGAACCTTACGGTTTTCCGATTCTGCTTGTTTTGTTGTTTTTGGGCGTGCTGGATCGAATTATCGGGCCAATTATTGGTACACTGCACAGCCTGCTTATCTCCATTATTTGA
- a CDS encoding tryptophan--tRNA ligase, whose protein sequence is MRPTGLLHLGHYHGVLKNWVEMQLNYECFFFVADWHALTTHYETPGSISQHVEDMAIDWLAAGISPSSATIFTQSHVPEHAELHLLLSMITPLGWLERVPTYKDQQEKLKERDLATYGFLGYPLLQSADILIYKADRVPVGEDQVAHIELTREVARRFNHLYGREPDFEQKAEQAANKMGKKQAKMYRDLRRQYQEQGDGEALNVGRALLESQQNLSLGDRERLFGYLEGSGKIILPEPQASLTKASKMPGLDGQKMSKSYNNTIALRESPESVDKKIRTMPTDPARGRRTDPGDPAKCPVWQFHEVYSDDATKQWVQEGCRSAGIGCLECKQPVITAVQTELAPIQRRAAEFEQDRGRVRAILREGAESARQVARETLADVMEALHFTHHL, encoded by the coding sequence ATGCGTCCGACGGGCTTGTTACATCTGGGGCATTATCACGGTGTCTTGAAAAATTGGGTTGAGATGCAACTCAATTACGAGTGCTTCTTTTTTGTGGCGGACTGGCACGCGCTAACCACCCATTATGAAACGCCGGGCAGTATTTCCCAGCACGTCGAAGACATGGCGATTGATTGGTTGGCAGCGGGTATTAGCCCCAGTTCTGCGACGATTTTTACCCAGTCACACGTGCCGGAACACGCAGAATTACACCTGCTATTGTCGATGATTACCCCGCTGGGTTGGTTGGAGCGCGTGCCTACCTATAAAGACCAACAGGAAAAACTCAAGGAGCGTGATCTCGCTACCTACGGTTTTCTTGGCTACCCGCTGTTGCAGTCGGCTGACATTCTTATCTACAAAGCCGACCGTGTGCCGGTGGGCGAAGATCAGGTGGCGCACATTGAATTAACGCGCGAAGTCGCGCGGCGTTTCAACCATTTGTACGGGCGTGAACCGGATTTTGAGCAAAAAGCCGAACAAGCCGCTAATAAAATGGGCAAGAAACAGGCGAAAATGTACCGTGATTTGCGTCGTCAATATCAGGAACAAGGCGATGGCGAAGCCTTGAATGTCGGGCGGGCATTATTGGAATCGCAGCAAAACTTGTCACTGGGTGATCGCGAGCGTTTGTTCGGTTACTTGGAAGGTTCTGGCAAAATCATCCTGCCAGAACCGCAAGCGTCGTTGACCAAAGCGTCTAAAATGCCGGGGCTGGATGGGCAAAAAATGTCGAAGTCGTACAACAATACGATTGCCTTGCGTGAATCCCCGGAAAGTGTGGATAAGAAAATCCGTACCATGCCGACCGACCCGGCACGCGGGCGACGTACTGACCCCGGCGATCCGGCAAAGTGTCCGGTGTGGCAATTCCATGAGGTGTATTCGGATGACGCCACCAAGCAATGGGTGCAGGAAGGTTGCCGCAGTGCCGGAATCGGTTGTCTCGAATGCAAGCAGCCGGTGATTACGGCCGTGCAAACCGAGCTTGCCCCGATTCAACGCCGTGCGGCCGAATTCGAGCAAGACCGGGGGCGGGTGCGTGCCATTTTGCGTGAAGGCGCAGAGTCGGCGCGTCAAGTGGCGCGTGAAACCTTGGCAGATGTGATGGAAGCACTGCATTTCACCCATCACCTCTAA
- a CDS encoding segregation/condensation protein A has translation MSAIQREMPFAVVRGEQVIAMPEDLYIPPDALEVFLDAFEGPLDLLLYLIRRQHFDICDIPVAAITEQYVAYVELMQAFKLDLAAEYLLMAAMLAEIKSRLLLPRQVVVEEEDDPRAQLMRQLQEYEQCRQAAADLDTLPRLERNHWVVQTVADFPKVPRPPPEASLRELLLAFQGVLQRADMFTHHEIRREHLSIRERMTLILAALQTQQFVPFEQLFRVEEGRRGVVVTLMAVLELLKAHLIDVTQGDEAYARLYIRAATAVM, from the coding sequence ATGAGTGCCATTCAGCGGGAAATGCCCTTCGCGGTGGTGCGTGGCGAGCAAGTGATCGCCATGCCAGAGGATTTGTACATTCCCCCCGATGCGTTGGAAGTGTTTTTGGATGCGTTTGAAGGGCCGCTGGATTTATTATTGTATTTGATTCGGCGGCAGCACTTCGACATTTGCGATATTCCGGTGGCGGCTATTACTGAGCAATACGTTGCTTATGTGGAGTTGATGCAAGCCTTCAAGCTTGATCTGGCGGCTGAATATTTGCTGATGGCGGCGATGTTGGCAGAAATCAAGTCACGTTTATTATTGCCCCGCCAAGTGGTGGTTGAGGAAGAAGATGATCCGCGTGCGCAATTAATGCGCCAGTTGCAGGAATACGAACAGTGCAGACAAGCCGCAGCGGATTTGGATACGTTGCCGCGTTTGGAACGTAATCATTGGGTGGTGCAAACCGTTGCGGATTTTCCGAAAGTGCCACGCCCGCCGCCCGAAGCGTCATTGCGTGAATTATTGCTGGCATTTCAGGGCGTTTTGCAACGTGCGGATATGTTCACGCATCACGAAATTCGGCGCGAACATTTGTCGATCCGCGAGCGCATGACGTTGATACTGGCGGCATTGCAGACGCAACAATTTGTGCCGTTTGAGCAGTTGTTTCGGGTGGAAGAGGGCAGACGTGGCGTGGTGGTGACATTGATGGCGGTGTTGGAATTGCTCAAAGCGCACTTGATTGATGTCACGCAAGGTGATGAAGCGTATGCGCGGCTCTATATCCGTGCGGCGACGGCGGTGATGTAA
- the scpB gene encoding SMC-Scp complex subunit ScpB — protein sequence MALSTILQAILLTADQPLSLEQLEHYFLPEEGISRGAIRSALHTLQIASAGQSFELKETASGFRLQTRVEFQPWVQRHHDERPQKYSRAFLETLALIAWRQPITRAEIEEVRGVAVNANVIKTLLERDWVRVIGHKEVPGRPEMLGTTRHFLDYFNLKSLDELPSLADMQTLDVDKLQLELLG from the coding sequence ATGGCGTTGAGCACGATTTTGCAAGCCATTTTGCTGACCGCCGACCAGCCATTGTCATTGGAACAATTGGAACACTATTTTTTGCCGGAAGAAGGCATTTCGCGGGGCGCGATTCGGAGCGCGTTACACACTTTGCAAATAGCGAGTGCTGGGCAAAGCTTTGAACTTAAGGAAACGGCAAGCGGGTTTCGCTTGCAAACTCGCGTCGAATTTCAGCCTTGGGTGCAACGCCATCATGATGAACGCCCGCAAAAATATTCCCGTGCGTTTTTAGAAACACTCGCGCTGATTGCTTGGCGGCAACCGATTACCCGTGCCGAAATTGAAGAGGTGCGCGGCGTGGCGGTGAATGCCAATGTGATTAAAACCTTGTTGGAACGCGATTGGGTGAGGGTTATTGGGCATAAAGAAGTCCCCGGTAGACCGGAAATGTTGGGGACTACCCGTCACTTTCTGGATTATTTCAACCTCAAATCATTGGATGAATTGCCGAGTTTGGCGGACATGCAAACGCTTGACGTGGATAAGTTACAACTGGAGTTGTTGGGATAA
- a CDS encoding HAD family hydrolase, with the protein MPQLTALLFDVDGTLADTERDGHRPAFNKAFAEAGLVWDWTVALYADLLTVTGGKERIRYFVEKYLPDFAPAEGITAFAARIHKRKTHFYLEMLQAGEIPLRVGAERLIREARAAGLRLGIATTTTPENVTYLLKATLGEESIAWFECIAAGDIVPKKKPAPDIYEYAMQQMGLQPEECLAFEDSDNGIRSSTAANLKTVVTVNDYTRDHDFSKAVLVVDQFGEADAPFTVLRGDAGAHTYVTLELLQQVFAQ; encoded by the coding sequence ATGCCACAGCTCACCGCCTTGCTCTTCGACGTCGATGGCACACTTGCTGACACCGAACGTGATGGACATCGCCCCGCCTTTAATAAAGCCTTTGCCGAAGCCGGTTTGGTCTGGGATTGGACCGTCGCATTGTACGCCGACTTGCTGACCGTCACCGGCGGTAAAGAACGCATCCGCTATTTTGTGGAAAAATATTTGCCAGATTTTGCACCCGCCGAAGGCATCACCGCGTTCGCGGCACGGATACATAAGCGCAAAACGCATTTTTATCTGGAAATGTTGCAAGCGGGCGAAATTCCGTTGCGCGTCGGAGCGGAACGCTTGATTCGGGAAGCGCGAGCGGCGGGTTTGCGGTTGGGCATTGCGACCACGACTACGCCAGAAAACGTGACTTACTTGCTGAAAGCCACTTTGGGTGAAGAATCCATTGCTTGGTTTGAGTGCATTGCGGCAGGCGATATTGTGCCGAAGAAAAAACCCGCGCCGGATATTTATGAGTACGCGATGCAGCAGATGGGCTTACAGCCGGAAGAATGCTTGGCGTTTGAAGATTCGGATAACGGTATTCGCTCGTCCACTGCCGCTAATTTGAAAACGGTGGTGACAGTGAATGATTACACCCGTGACCACGATTTCAGCAAGGCAGTCTTGGTGGTTGATCAGTTTGGCGAGGCGGATGCGCCGTTCACGGTGTTGCGAGGTGACGCAGGTGCGCATACCTACGTCACGCTTGAGCTATTGCAGCAAGTGTTCGCTCAATAA
- a CDS encoding ion transporter — protein sequence MNLLRARRWLYLALEAQKGGVWATFLNHFLMVLVVANVVAVVVESEHAIYQAYAPFFEWFEVCSVAIFTLEYVLRAWVCVESEHVAFQHPMRGRVRYLLSPMALVDLVAVLPFYLSLFFGLVDLRVLRSLRLLRLLKLTRYSHSLALLLAVLRQEADNLISALFILCMLVLLSATGIYLVEGHVQPDKFGSIPRALWWSAVTVATVGYGDVVPVTLVGKVFSGTIIITGIAVAALPAAILASGMINELKRRRESFRFELVRAMENGKLDFGGLRYLEKMRVTIGISRADARLVFEEVKQETRLQTHTNCPHCGQALLIKHPPGHIHVSLAKR from the coding sequence GTGAACCTGTTGAGGGCGCGTCGGTGGTTGTATCTGGCGCTTGAGGCACAAAAAGGCGGGGTATGGGCAACATTTCTGAACCATTTTTTAATGGTATTGGTCGTGGCAAATGTCGTTGCCGTGGTGGTGGAGTCTGAGCACGCTATTTACCAGGCATACGCACCGTTTTTTGAGTGGTTTGAAGTGTGTTCGGTGGCCATTTTTACGCTGGAATACGTATTACGGGCTTGGGTTTGCGTGGAATCTGAGCACGTTGCGTTTCAGCATCCGATGCGTGGGCGCGTTCGTTATTTGTTGTCGCCGATGGCACTGGTCGATTTGGTGGCGGTATTGCCTTTTTACCTCAGTTTGTTTTTCGGGTTAGTGGATTTACGCGTGTTGCGTAGTTTGCGTTTGTTGCGCTTATTGAAATTGACCCGCTATTCGCATTCTCTGGCGCTGTTGTTGGCAGTATTGCGACAAGAGGCGGATAACTTGATCTCGGCTTTGTTCATTTTGTGCATGTTGGTGTTGTTGTCCGCAACGGGTATTTATTTAGTGGAAGGTCACGTTCAACCGGATAAATTCGGTAGTATTCCCCGCGCATTGTGGTGGTCGGCGGTGACGGTGGCAACGGTCGGTTATGGTGATGTGGTGCCGGTAACGTTAGTGGGAAAGGTGTTTAGTGGCACTATTATCATCACCGGCATTGCAGTTGCAGCGTTGCCTGCCGCTATCCTTGCCTCCGGCATGATCAATGAGTTGAAGCGTCGCCGTGAAAGTTTCCGTTTTGAACTGGTACGTGCCATGGAAAATGGCAAGCTGGATTTTGGCGGCCTGCGTTATTTGGAAAAAATGCGCGTCACCATTGGCATTAGCCGGGCGGATGCGCGTTTGGTGTTCGAGGAAGTTAAGCAGGAAACGCGCTTGCAGACGCACACCAATTGCCCCCATTGCGGGCAGGCGCTGCTGATTAAACATCCGCCGGGGCACATTCATGTGAGTCTGGCGAAGCGGTAA